A window of Candidatus Hydrogenedens sp. contains these coding sequences:
- a CDS encoding alkaline phosphatase family protein — protein MKISRRKFIFSTAVTLGLMTKSRSLFADNNKRRVILLGFDGVEPRIVRGMIEKEQLPNLKTVMKQGDFFNLTSTIPPQSPTAWSSFATCKNPGEHGIYDFLRRDPKTYFPGLALGSVHAPEFDEQGNLKKEPYFETYRKGTPFWKIADEQGVRCKILNMPYSYPPDTLKNSLMLSGLGVPDIRGTESLFFVFSDRFTDEELKQSISGGMRIKLNFKDSVAEVKLPALRNPINPKNGFIEANISFKVDKPSKKVTINLPNQNTLQIEQGNWSDWIEWEFPVTEKYSVKAISKFFVKKISEEVNIYMSCLQFHPRYPYIPFTHPVKYAQELAERYGLYKTIGWNYDTHALRQDVLTEDVFMDDVRKTMAWHETLMLDELNKEDDWKLLMIMWMATDRVAHLFWRFRDHQHPEYNAEKAKIYGEALEETYRIMDRIIGNALKSIREEDWLIVMSDHGFNTYRKGFNLGTWLIREGYLVVEGQTNPETAYNDQAFLLGYDWNKTKAYALGLGSIYLNMEGREKNGIVKKEQVKALREEIRNKLLSVKDPQTSAPVISNVYSCENFSGNEVENAPDLILGYHEGYQSTKATAKGSAPQSIFEDNLDKWSGDHVATDYKLIPGMMVTNKGINTHSPHIQDIGISILSYLNLNVPQDLQGKNILEG, from the coding sequence ATGAAAATAAGTAGAAGAAAATTTATATTTTCAACAGCAGTTACTTTAGGTTTAATGACAAAATCAAGGAGTTTATTTGCCGACAATAATAAAAGGAGAGTTATTCTTCTTGGTTTTGATGGTGTTGAACCTCGTATCGTAAGGGGTATGATAGAAAAAGAACAATTACCCAATCTTAAAACAGTAATGAAACAGGGAGATTTTTTTAACCTTACATCTACAATTCCTCCTCAATCTCCAACTGCATGGTCAAGTTTCGCTACATGTAAGAATCCCGGAGAACATGGCATTTATGATTTTCTTCGTAGAGACCCCAAAACATATTTCCCGGGTTTAGCATTAGGTTCTGTTCATGCTCCTGAATTTGATGAACAAGGGAATCTCAAAAAAGAACCTTACTTTGAAACCTATCGAAAAGGGACTCCTTTTTGGAAAATTGCTGATGAACAGGGAGTTCGTTGTAAGATTCTAAATATGCCTTATTCGTATCCCCCCGATACATTAAAAAATAGTTTAATGTTAAGCGGTTTAGGTGTGCCAGATATTAGAGGAACAGAGAGTTTATTTTTTGTGTTTTCAGATAGATTTACAGATGAAGAATTAAAACAAAGCATTTCTGGTGGGATGAGAATTAAACTAAACTTTAAAGATTCCGTTGCAGAGGTAAAATTACCTGCCCTTCGTAATCCCATTAATCCCAAAAATGGATTTATAGAAGCAAATATTAGTTTCAAAGTAGATAAACCATCAAAAAAGGTAACGATTAATTTACCAAACCAAAATACCCTACAGATAGAACAAGGAAATTGGTCTGATTGGATTGAATGGGAATTCCCTGTAACTGAAAAATATTCCGTAAAGGCAATAAGTAAATTCTTCGTAAAAAAAATAAGTGAAGAAGTAAATATCTATATGTCTTGTTTACAATTTCATCCGCGTTACCCTTATATACCTTTTACCCATCCCGTTAAATATGCTCAAGAATTAGCAGAAAGGTATGGACTGTATAAAACCATCGGATGGAATTATGATACACATGCTTTGCGTCAGGATGTCTTGACCGAAGATGTTTTCATGGACGATGTAAGGAAAACAATGGCATGGCATGAAACACTGATGTTAGACGAGCTAAACAAAGAAGACGATTGGAAATTATTAATGATTATGTGGATGGCTACTGATAGAGTAGCCCATTTATTCTGGAGGTTTCGTGACCATCAACATCCTGAATACAATGCCGAGAAAGCAAAAATCTATGGAGAGGCTCTTGAAGAAACATATCGAATAATGGATAGAATTATTGGTAATGCTCTAAAATCTATACGGGAAGAAGATTGGTTAATTGTAATGTCGGACCACGGATTTAATACATATCGAAAAGGTTTTAATCTGGGAACATGGCTTATACGGGAGGGATACCTTGTTGTAGAAGGACAGACAAATCCAGAAACTGCTTACAATGACCAGGCTTTTCTTTTAGGATATGATTGGAATAAAACAAAAGCATATGCTTTAGGATTGGGTTCTATATATCTAAATATGGAAGGTCGAGAAAAAAATGGAATTGTTAAAAAGGAACAAGTTAAAGCATTAAGAGAAGAAATAAGAAATAAATTATTAAGTGTAAAAGACCCACAAACAAGTGCCCCCGTAATTAGTAATGTATACAGTTGTGAAAATTTTAGTGGAAATGAAGTAGAAAATGCTCCGGACTTAATCTTAGGCTATCATGAAGGGTACCAATCCACTAAAGCAACTGCCAAAGGTTCTGCTCCTCAATCTATATTTGAAGATAATTTAGATAAATGGAGTGGAGACCATGTAGCAACCGATTACAAATTAATCCCCGGAATGATGGTAACAAACAAAGGTATTAATACCCATTCACCCCATATTCAAGATATTGGCATTTCTATTTTATCCTATCTGAATTTAAATGTCCCTCAAGATTTGCAGGGTAAAAATATTCTTGAAGGTTGA
- a CDS encoding rhomboid family intramembrane serine protease, producing MFMKGALWQPFTYMFIHSSLMHLFFNMLWLYVFGPEVEIYFTKKRFITFYLFCGVISVLVNFIPYIIRGFQPPVIGASGSIMAVLIAFAYINPEREFILFPLPIPINARGIVILVILMNLFYTLGETQYSVLTHFAGMGIGYLYISADYLGIIHKIKKALGLSKFDVI from the coding sequence ATGTTTATGAAAGGTGCTTTATGGCAGCCTTTTACATATATGTTTATCCATTCAAGTTTAATGCATCTGTTTTTTAATATGTTATGGCTTTATGTATTCGGTCCTGAAGTGGAAATATATTTTACAAAAAAAAGATTTATCACATTTTATTTATTTTGTGGGGTTATTTCTGTATTGGTAAACTTTATCCCTTATATTATACGAGGATTCCAACCTCCTGTTATAGGTGCAAGTGGCAGCATTATGGCAGTTCTGATTGCCTTTGCTTATATTAACCCCGAACGAGAATTTATTCTGTTCCCATTGCCTATTCCTATTAATGCGAGAGGAATCGTTATTTTGGTGATATTAATGAATTTATTTTATACTTTAGGGGAAACCCAATACTCTGTATTGACACATTTTGCGGGTATGGGAATAGGTTATCTTTACATTTCCGCAGATTACTTAGGGATTATACATAAAATAAAAAAAGCACTCGGTTTGAGTAAATTTGATGTAATATAG
- a CDS encoding J domain-containing protein has product MFPSFQEFLMFIIIIILLNFTGILPIVIRTIKEFRGDYDGYKDSESKNIKNNINPQNIEISYRLLGISPSSSWEEIEKAYRRKAKIHHPDLGGDEDTMKALNEAYEMLKKIYKRK; this is encoded by the coding sequence ATGTTTCCGAGTTTCCAAGAATTTTTGATGTTTATTATAATTATCATCCTGTTAAATTTTACAGGGATACTACCTATTGTTATACGGACAATTAAGGAATTTCGTGGAGATTATGATGGTTATAAAGATAGTGAAAGTAAAAATATAAAAAACAATATAAATCCACAAAACATAGAAATATCCTATCGTCTATTAGGTATTTCTCCCAGTAGTAGTTGGGAAGAAATAGAAAAAGCATATCGAAGAAAAGCAAAAATACATCATCCTGACCTCGGTGGTGATGAAGATACCATGAAAGCATTAAATGAAGCGTATGAAATGTTAAAAAAGATTTACAAAAGGAAATGA